The genomic window GTGATGCTCGTACGGGCCGACGAACACCACCGGCCTCTCCTCCACTGGCATCCCGGCCAGGATCGCGGCGCGGTGGTGCGCGCCCACCGTCAGGCCCAGGATGTCCTGCATGCGCCGCACCGCCGCCGTGCTGCCGGAGCCGCAGAACACCAGTTTGCAGGTCTGGTCCCCGCCCAGCTGCCCCTTGACGTACTCGGCCGCCTGGTGGGTCAGGTGCGTGGAGTGCGCGCCGGTCGCGCTGTCCTCGGTGTGGGTGTTCGCGTACAGCGGCAGCGCCAGGGTCGCCACGCGCTCCTCGACACTGCGCAGCGCGCGGCCCGACGCGACGTAATCGGCGTACGTGACGCGCCGCTCCCCGAAGGGCGTGCGGATCACGGTGTCAGTCCCGATCAGGTCGGCGCGCAGCTGCTCGAAGTTCATACCCCCCATGGTAGTCAGCGCCGCCCTGAGGCTCAACGCCACCGATCGGGTCAGCCGGTCACCTCGGCCTGCAGACCGGCCAGTCCTGCACTGGGTCACCGTTGCGCATACGCCGGGCAGGTACACTGGTGGGCTGATGAGTGGCTGGAATGTCTTGGTCATAGGTGGTGGGCACGCGGGGCTTGAAGCGGCGTGGGCCGCTGCGAAGTTCTCCCGCGTGGCCCTGCTGATCGGGAACCCCGCCACCGTGGGCCGCATGCCGTGCAACCCGGCGGTGGGCGGCCCCGGCAAGAGCCAGCTGGTGTTCGAGTTGCAGGCCCTGGGCGGCCTGATGGGCCGACTGGCCGACGAGACCGCGATCCACACCCGCACCCTGAACGCCAGCAAGGGCCCCGCCGTGCAGTCCCTGCGGGTGCAGAACGAACGCGACGCCTACGCCGAGCGCGCGCAGGACGTGATCTTCGGGCACCCGAACATCGACATCCTGCGTGGCGAGGCCGCCGATCTGGAAAGTGACGGCCGGGGCGGCTGGCTGGTCGTCACGACCGACGGACGGCGGCTGGCGGCGCGCAGCGTCGTGGTCGCGGCGGGGACGTTCATGCGCGGCGTGACGTGGTACGGCCGGCAGTCCCGCGCTGAGGGCCGCCAAGGCGAACCACCCGCGCGCTTTCTGTCCGCGCCGCTGGCCCGCGCCGGGCACGTCCTGAAGCGCTACAAGACCGGTACGCCGCCGCGCGTGCGGGCCGACGCGGTGAACTTCACCGAGTTGCTGGAGATCCCGGCCGACCCTAACCCGCGTGGGTTCACCGGCACGCCCGGTCCGCGCGCCGCCGATTCCCCCACCTGGCAGACGCACACGACCGCCGAGACGCACCGCCTGATCAACGACAACCTGCACGAGTCCCCGATGTTCTCGGGGGATATCGAGGGCCTGGGGCCGCGCTACTGCCCCAGCATCGAGGACAAGGTCGTGCGCTTCGCTCATCACGACCGGCACCTGCTGTTCGTGGAACCGGACGGTGTGCAGACCAGCGAGGTGTACCTGCAGGGGTTCAGCTCGTCGCTGCCGCCGCACCTGCAGGACGCACTCGTGCGGTCGCTGCCGGGCTTCGAGCAGGCGGTCATCCAGCGCTACGCGTACGCCGTGGAGTACGACGTGGTGGACTCGCTGGAACTGACCCTGAACCTCGAATCGAAGCTGATGCCGGGCGTGTTCACGGCCGGGCAGATCAACGGCACGAGCGGCTACGAGGAGGCGGCCGCGCAGGGCCTGATCGCCGGGACGGCGGCGGCCCGCCGCGCGCTGGGTGAGCAGGAGGCATTCATCGGGCGGGAGACCGGGTACATCGGCGTGTTGCTGGACGAACTGGTATTCAAGGGCAGCAACGAGCCATACCGCATGATGACCAGCCGCGTGGAGCACCGCCTGCTGGTCCGTCAGGACAACGCCGACGAGCGCATGACTCCTATCGGGCACTCGCTCGGGCTAGTGAACGACTCGGAACTGGCGTGGGTGCGGGCCAAGTACGCGCGGGTGGAAGCGGGCATCGCGGCGCTGGAGGGTCAGCGGGCGCAGGGGCAGACCGGGGACGCGTGGCTGCGCCGCCCCGAGTTCAGCCTGCCGGACGTGGAGGCGCTGGGCGTGACCCTGCCGGAGCTGTCGCCGACCGAGCGCGAGGCGGTGGAGATCCGCGTAAAGTACGCCGGGTACATCCGCCGGGCCGAGGTGCAGTTGCGCGCCGAGGACCGTTCGCGCGGCCTGAGTCTGGAGGGCATCGATTTCGGCGGGATCGCGGCGCTGTCGAACGAGGCGCGCGAGAAACTGGGCCGCGCGCAGCCGCGCACTGTGGAGCAGGCCAGCCGGATTTCCGGCGTACGGCACGCAGATATCAGCGCGCTGCTGGTGCACCTGAAGCAGCGGGGCGGGGACGTTTCACGGGAAACTTGACGGTGAAACAATATGGGTCGGAGAGCAATGTACTCTCCGGCCTTCTCTGTGCTTGACCCTACCGACATTTCACGGGAAACTTGACGGTGAAACAACGGAGGTTCGATGACCGGATCAGTCAACACTATGGACGCCACCTTCGAGCAGGGCCTGCTGCTGGGCATCCTAATAGGCGAGGGCCACTTCGGCGGGGACGGCAAGCAGCCGCAGATCACGCTGCGAATGCACACCCGCCACCAGAAACTCTTCGAGACGCTGCTGCGCCTGTGCCCCGGCTCGAAACTGTACGGACCGTACAACCACGGCGGCAGGCGCTATTTTCAGTGGATGGCGCGCGGCGAGGTGCTGCGCGAGACGCTGCTGCCCCTGCTGGACCGGCTGCCGCTGGAGGACATCGATGAACACGTCTACGAGAGGTATCAGGATATGAAAGTCAGGTACGGCCTGTGACCCCGGAAGGGCAGGCGCTGCTCCGTCAGGGTGCAACGGAACTCGGGCTGGATGTCGAAGGCCAGTTACCGAGGTTCGAGCAGTTGCTGGACCTGCTGGTCGAGGCCAACAGCCGCATGAACCTCACGGCGCTGAAGACGGAATCGGACATCGTCCTGAAGCACTTCGTGGATTCTCTGAGCTGCCTGCGCGGCGGGCACCTGGACGGCGCAGGGCTGCGGGTGCTGGACATCGGGACCGGGGCGGGCTTCCCGACGCTGCCGGTGGCGATCATGCGCCCGGATGCCGCGTTCACGCCGCTCGACTCGATCCGCAAGAAGATCGACTTCGTGCGGGCGGCGGCCGAGGCGCTGAACCTGACAGGTGTCACGCCACTGGTGGGCCGCGCCGAGACACTGGGCCGCGACCCCGAACACCGCGAACGCTACGACCGGGTGGTCTGCCGCGCCGTGGCGGCCCTGCCGATCCTGGCAGAACTGGGTCTGCCGCTGCTGAAACCCGGTGGGCTGCTCGTGGCGCAGAAGGGCCCGATCAGCGAAGAGGAACTGCACGCCGGTCGCCGCGCGGCGGGCGAGGTGGGCGGCAGGGTCACCGAGGTGGACGCCTTCACGCTGCCCGTGCTGGGCGACGCCCGCACCCTGGTCGTGATCGAGAAGGTGGGGCCCACCCCGAAGAAGTACCCCCGGCGCGAGGGTGTGCCCAACCAGCAGCCGCTATTCTGGACGGCACGGTGAACGGCTTGCGACACAACGACATGCGGGGGACGCCGTGAAGGTACTCGGCGTCGTGAATCAGAAGGGCGGGGTGGGCAAGACCACCACCGCCGTCAACCTCGGCGCGTACCTCGCGGCGGGCGGCAAACGCGTCCTGCTGCTGGACATGGATCCGCAGGCGAACGCCACGAGCGGCCTGGGGCAGCGCGGCGCGGCGCAGGGCCTGTACGAGGCGCTGGGCGAACCGGCCCGCGCCGCCGAGTACACCGTGGAAACCGTGCAGGCGAACCTCTTCCTGCTACCCGCCACACCCGATCTGGCCGGGGCGGGCGTGGAACTCGCCGAGGACCCGGACGCCCTGACGCGCCTGCTCGCGTCCATCAAGGGGTACGACGTGGTCCTCATTGACGCGCCGCCCAGCCTGGGGCCGCTGACCGTGAACGTGCTGGCTGCCGCCGACGCGCTGCTGATTCCCCTGCAGGCCGAGTACTACGCTCTGGAGGGCCTCGCGGGCCTGATGGAGACGGTCGAGCGCGTGCAGGGCGGTCTGAACCCACGCCTGAAGGTGCTAGGCGTAGTGCTGACCATGTTCGACGGGCGCACGAACCTCTCGCAGGACGTCGAGAGCATGGTCCGGCAGCACTTCGGGGAGCTGGTGTTCTGGTCGGTCGTGCCGCGCAACGTGCGCCTGTCCGAGGCGCCCAGCTTCGCCAAGCCCATCAACGCGTTCGCGCCACTGTCGGCGGGCGCAGCGGCGTACAAGCGTCTGAGCGAGGAGGTGATGCAGCGTGTCGAAAAAATCTAGCCTGGGCCGCGGCCTGGACGCCCTGCTCGGCAAACCCGCCGAGAGTGCGCCGGGCGCGCAGGTGCAGTCCCTGAGGATCGAGAAGATCGTGCAGGCCGCGTACCAGCCGCGTCAGGTGTTCACGCCGGAGTCCCTGGCGGAACTCGCGCAGAGCATCCGCGACAAGGGCGTGCTGCAACCCCTGCTCGTGCGCCCGCGGGACGACCACT from Deinococcus radiotolerans includes these protein-coding regions:
- the mnmG gene encoding tRNA uridine-5-carboxymethylaminomethyl(34) synthesis enzyme MnmG, which produces MSGWNVLVIGGGHAGLEAAWAAAKFSRVALLIGNPATVGRMPCNPAVGGPGKSQLVFELQALGGLMGRLADETAIHTRTLNASKGPAVQSLRVQNERDAYAERAQDVIFGHPNIDILRGEAADLESDGRGGWLVVTTDGRRLAARSVVVAAGTFMRGVTWYGRQSRAEGRQGEPPARFLSAPLARAGHVLKRYKTGTPPRVRADAVNFTELLEIPADPNPRGFTGTPGPRAADSPTWQTHTTAETHRLINDNLHESPMFSGDIEGLGPRYCPSIEDKVVRFAHHDRHLLFVEPDGVQTSEVYLQGFSSSLPPHLQDALVRSLPGFEQAVIQRYAYAVEYDVVDSLELTLNLESKLMPGVFTAGQINGTSGYEEAAAQGLIAGTAAARRALGEQEAFIGRETGYIGVLLDELVFKGSNEPYRMMTSRVEHRLLVRQDNADERMTPIGHSLGLVNDSELAWVRAKYARVEAGIAALEGQRAQGQTGDAWLRRPEFSLPDVEALGVTLPELSPTEREAVEIRVKYAGYIRRAEVQLRAEDRSRGLSLEGIDFGGIAALSNEAREKLGRAQPRTVEQASRISGVRHADISALLVHLKQRGGDVSRET
- a CDS encoding ParA family protein — translated: MCPTSSRYSGRHGERLATQRHAGDAVKVLGVVNQKGGVGKTTTAVNLGAYLAAGGKRVLLLDMDPQANATSGLGQRGAAQGLYEALGEPARAAEYTVETVQANLFLLPATPDLAGAGVELAEDPDALTRLLASIKGYDVVLIDAPPSLGPLTVNVLAAADALLIPLQAEYYALEGLAGLMETVERVQGGLNPRLKVLGVVLTMFDGRTNLSQDVESMVRQHFGELVFWSVVPRNVRLSEAPSFAKPINAFAPLSAGAAAYKRLSEEVMQRVEKI
- the rsmG gene encoding 16S rRNA (guanine(527)-N(7))-methyltransferase RsmG: MTPEGQALLRQGATELGLDVEGQLPRFEQLLDLLVEANSRMNLTALKTESDIVLKHFVDSLSCLRGGHLDGAGLRVLDIGTGAGFPTLPVAIMRPDAAFTPLDSIRKKIDFVRAAAEALNLTGVTPLVGRAETLGRDPEHRERYDRVVCRAVAALPILAELGLPLLKPGGLLVAQKGPISEEELHAGRRAAGEVGGRVTEVDAFTLPVLGDARTLVVIEKVGPTPKKYPRREGVPNQQPLFWTAR